The region AGGTGCTCGCCGGCGAGCTTGGAGTCCGGGATGGCCTGGAAGGCGGCGTCCCATTTGGCTTGCTGGGAGAAATCTTTATAGCCGAAGACGCTGGTGGGGGCGGGCGGGACACTGGATTGGGTGGCGGACTGGGCGAGGGCGGCGGCGGACGAAAGGGCGAGCAGGACGGGCAGGATTGCGGGACGATTCAAGAACTGCACCTCGGGTATGCAAGTGATGTGCTGCGGGGATGATCTAAGGACGGCTGAGCGGGGGGAAAGGCCGCGAGCTTAAAGAAGAAGCACGGCTGATCGCCGTGCTTCCGGGTTGGAGTGCTCGGATTGGGCTAGACGGGCTGCGTGCAGAATTTGCAGCGGGTGGCCGCGAGGGGGACGTCCGAGAGGCACTGGGGGCAGGGCTTGGTGGTGACCGCGGCGGGAGGATTCAGGCGGGCGAGGAGCTTCCCGATTGGCATGACGACGAGGAAGTAAAGGACGCCGGCGACGATGAGGAAGTTGATGACGGCGTTGAGGAGCTTCCCGACGTGCAGCTCGCCTGGTGGGATGTAGTTGGCGGGAAGCGGGCTGGGCGGGGTGACGGCGTGAAGGACCGGCATGTGGATGACGAGGGAGGAGAAGTCCGGCGTGCCGGCGATGGCGGAGATCAGGGGGGTGATGATATCGGCGGTGAAGGAGGCTGTGATTGCGCCGAATGCTGCTCCGATGATGACGGCGACTGCGAGGTCGACTACGTTGCCGCGAAGAATGAAGTCGCGAAATCCCTTGAGCATTGAGTGGTCTCCGTCTGAATGTTGAGGCTGGGAAAGCTGGCGCTAGTGTAGCTCAAAGGAGGGATTGACAGGCGGGAAAAGAGGATTTAGCGGGAGGAGGAAAGCCAGAGGGCGTACGGGTAGAAGAGGAAGAAGAGCATCATGGCGAGGGCCATGAGATCCATGTAGATACAGAGGACTACGCCGCCGTGATAGAAGCTCCAGCGCGGCTGCATGTTGCGGATGGTATCGGCGGTGCCGACGCAGGCGATGAGGACGGGGAGGACGAGCCAGAGGGTGGCGTGGTTTTCCGGGAATCGCGAGAGGCGGACGGCGATGAGGAAGCTGATGAGGACGAGGGCGTTGGCGCGGATGAGGGATTTGCGGCGAGGATTGAAGATGACCGGGAGTGCCGATGCCATGCTGCGCGGGCCCTTTCCAATCCCGCTAGGTCAAGGATAACGGGTTATGGTTTGGAGGGTGGGGATGGAGCCTCCGTGTGCGGGGTGGGTGATTGGGCGGGCACAGGAACGGGTGGCAGGTTTTTGACGGCGGCAATGGGAAGCTCGGTTACGCCGATGTTGTTGTTGTGGAGGTCATGCATGGCGACACGGAGCGTGTACTGGCCTTTGACGGGGACGCTGATCTCCTGATGGAAGGGGATGCCGGAGTGGAGGAGCTCCTTGAAGGTGGTGGCGATGACGTTGACGGGGACTGTCTGGGCGATGGAGTTTACGAGCGTTCCGTCTGCGTTATAGACGAGGGCGACGAACTCGATGCGGGCGAGGTAGTGATCCTCAGGCGTGTGGGTGAAGAAGATGTGGGACGGGTCGGCGGCGAAGTCTACGGCGTAGCGGCGGTATGGTCCGTTGATCTTTCCGAGGACTGCGACGTTGCCCTCCACGAGCCTCGATTCTTCTTCCGTGGTGGTGGGCAGGACGCGGATTTTGAAGATGATCTGAGTCTGGGGCGGTGCGCCGTGGGCCATCGCTCGCTGCATGAGGGCGGGATCGGTGCGGGGCGTCGTTGCCGTATCTGCGGCGGTGACGGCGCTGTAGGCGGAGCCGGGCTCATCGGCGTAGTAGCCGTGGCGGTACGCGAGGGTGTAGCCGGACTGGGCGAGCTTGACCTGGATCTTGCGGTAGTTGCCGGTCCACTTGGCGTCTGTGGGGGTGTAAGCCAGGGTGTAATAGTTGGAGCCGGCGTCGATGGCCTGGGCGACGGCTTCCGTGAGGCCGTTGGTGTTGATGAAGGCGTGGCCGCCAGTGTCTTCCGCCATGCGCGTCATGGTGCCGTGTTCGTCCGCGGTCTTGAAGAAGAAGTCCGACTCGTCCTTTGCGAAGGCACCGGGATTGTGGACATACTTTGAGCCGGAGGCTGCTGCGCTGTAAGAGGGTGAGGTCATGAGGCCGCGCGCGTCGATGGGGTAGACGGCGACCTGGCTGCGTGCGAGGAGGTTGGTGGTCTCCCGGTATTCGGTTTCTGAGGAGGCGATGGCGGAGAAGGGATCGCTGGACTGGCCGGAGGTATCGGGCAGGATGTTGAGGGGGAAGGAGCCGGAGAACCAGATGAGGTTCTTGCGTCCGGGGATGCCGGCGAGGAAGCGCGCGAGCTGGTTCATGGCGTCCAGGGTGTATTTGGCGCGGAGTTGAAGCTGGAAGGAGTTCTGGTCGTTCTCAAAGGTCTGCATGTTGGCCAGAACCTGGGCGGGCACGGTGCCGCCAAGCTCCTCCGTCATCTGGTCTGTGACGCTGACAGGAGGACCACCACCCCCGGTGGCGTCATCCAAGAGAGGCGAACTCCTGCCGGTCTGTTTTGTGATGACCTTGCGCAGGACCTCCGGGTCCGAGGTGAAGCCCTGCAACATATGAAGCTGCGTGGTGAGGGTAAAGATGGCGGTGTTGGTTCCCGGGCGGGCGTTCTTCAGGTACTGAATGAGCTGTGAGCGGGCGTAGGCCTGATCGATGTGCGGAGTGTTGAGGGCATCGAGAAGGAGAACGTTGACGGCCGAGTTGACGGGGGTTGGGGTGTAGTTGGTGAAGATGCCAGGGCCGAAGTTTGGCGGCGGCGGGGCACTGGCGGCTTGTGCGGCAGTGAGAGCAGCATGCTCCTCAAACGAGCCGACCTTCTGGGGATTGTTGCTTTCCAGGACGGTGAAGTCATCCTTCTTGAGGCCGTGGATGGGATTCTTGTTTTTGTCCGTGACGACGACGTCCAGGACGACGAGGCGGGCGCGGGTGCGGAGGGTAGCTGTGGCGGGGGCTTGCTGGCTAAACGTGCGGAGCGAAAGGGAGAGAGCGATGGCGAAGAGAAGAGGTGCGCGCAGGGTCTGTCTCCTGAGAGGCGATGAGAGGTCCATTGGAAGGTGTCGTTACGATACTTTACGACACCTTCCAATGGCTGGTCATTGCGCGGCCATGGCTCGGATGGATTCTTCAAAGGGGGCTTTGAGGACTCCGCGTTCTGTGATGATGGCGGTGATGTACTTGAAAGGCGTTACGTCAAAGGCCGGGTTCTCGATTCCTACGCCGGTGGGGGTCATCTGGCGGCCGTTGGAGTGGGTGACCTCGCGGGCGTCGCGCTGTTCGATGGGGATGAGATCACCGGTGGCGGTTGCCAGGTCGAGAGTGGCCCAGGGGGCGGCTACGTAGAACGGGATGCCGAACTCCTTGGCCAGGATGGCGACGCCGTAGGTGCCGATCTTGTTGGCGGTGTCGCCGTTGGCTGCGATGCGGTCCGCGCCGACGATGCAGGCCTGGATGCGGCCCTTGCTCATGAGGGATGCGGCCATGTTGTCGCAGAGGACGGTGGTGGGGATATTGTCCTTCATGAGCTCCCAGGCGGTGAGGCGCGCGCCCTGGAGGTAGGGGCGGGTCTCGTCTGCGAGGACGGAGATCTTGTGGCCCTTTTCTACGGCGGCGCGGATGACTCCGAGGGCGGAGCCGTAGCCGCAGGCGGCTAATGCGCCGGCGTTGCAGTGGGTGAGGATGGTGCCTTCCTGGGGGAGGAGGTCTGCGCCGAAGGCTCCGAGGGTGCGGCAGTTGGCGATGTCCTCGTCGTACATTTCAAGGGACAGGGCGACTACGGCTTTTTTGATCTCTGGGATGGGGGTGTTGGCTGCGGCGAGGGTGTTGTACAGATCGCGCACGCGGCCGATGCCCCAGAAGAGATTGACAGCGGTGGGGCGGGTGGCGGCGAGGTGGTCGCAGATCTCGGCGACCTCTGCGTTGAGGGTCGGGATGTCGGTGGCGGTGGAGCGGTCAATGCCGATGGCGACGCCCATGGCTCCGGAGACGCCGATGACCATGGCGCCGCGGGTGATCATGTCGCGGATGACGGTGGCGACTTGTTTATAGTCGGTGGCGAGGACGTAGGTTTCTTCGAGGGGAAGCTTGGTTTGATCGAGGAAGTTGATGCCTTCAGGGAGCCATTCTAGGGTGGGAATCATGTCTTGATTAGTTTATCGCGGATGGGGTGGTGGGCGCGGATGACGAGAGGGACGTTTGTCAGGTACTTCTTCTAACCATCGAGATCGTTCTCTTGCGAATCCGGCTAGCTCTTGCAGCGAGTCGTTGCGCATCATGGTTAGTAATGCTTCACTGCGGGATCGTAGATGGTGGCCTGCCGCGCGATCATCATCCAGTCGCCATCTTTGTATTGCCATACGTTTGTGGATCGCCTGTGCAGGAGCTTGCCCTTGTCGGGACCGAATGCGGGCGTGTAGGTATCTTCTCCCATGGTTACCGCGATGTTGCCGAAGAACTGGACCTTCTCCAGCGTCGACTTATAGCCGGACTCGTAGTCCACTTGGCCGTCCTTCAGGGCTTGAAAGATCTCGGCACGCGTCAGCACGGTGTCGTTTGGACCGTTGACGATCATCTGCGGCGACCATAGTTTTTCTAAGGCAGCCTGGTCGTGCGTTGCGAGCGCTTTGCCAAGCGCCTGGCCAGCGCTCGCCAGCTTGCGCTTGGCATCAAGATCATCCTGGGCGTGAAGGGTGGAGACCCCCACCAACAAGAACAGCGACACGATCATGCGTAAGAACACGATTTGATCTCCTCCTTACGGAAGTGGGTTACACAGGCGTTTCTGCTTCGAGACGGGGTTGAACGAAGCTACTGTGCTGGCGGCTTCATCGAAGCTCTGGGATCGATCGATGAGTTCTCCGACGCGCGAATCAGCCACTTGCCATCCCGCTTCACCAAGACCATGATCCCCATGTTCTGAAGCCCCTTCACGAGATGCCCGTCCGGCGTGGTGAAGTCGTCAAGTTGCGACTTCTGTACGACCAGCGCAACACCGGGCGCGATCTCACTTTCCTCATGGGAGAGGGTATGCACGTTGACGCCTTTGTAGCGCCCTTCAAGCAGCACGCGGTGCATCTCGGTCACCTCTTCGCGGCCGTGCCAGTGCATGCCGACGATGTTCACCCAGTCACAGTCTTCCGTCAGCATGGCGCGGAATGCATCCATGTCACGCTTTGCCCAGGCATCTTCAAATCCGTGAACGACGGCTACTATTTCCCTCTTGTCTGCAGCAGAGAGCATCAACAACTCCTCCGGGCCTTTAGGTTGCGCATACAGTGGCCGGGTTGGGCCATAGAAGCAGAGAGCCAAAGCAACAATACATAAAATCTTCATGCCTCAATTTAGCCAGTCATGCCTTCGCGGTATAGGAAAAATGCGACATCGTCTCTCACGACTGCGGCGGCGCAGCACGCAGCGCCGCGAACTCCAAGGGCGTCGCTCCGGTCATGGCGCGGAAATCCCTAACTAGATGGGATTGATCGAAGTAGCCGCACGAATTGGCGACCTCCGCCCAATTGCTTCCCGAGCCTGCCAACTCCAGCGCGTGATCGAGCCGCAGCAGCCTCCCGAAGACCTTGGGCGAAACCCCAATCTGCTCGTGAAACAAACGTTCCAGATGCCTTGTGCTGACTGCCGACCCGGCGGCGATCTTTGCCACCGCCATCTTTCCACGAGACCTTTGCATGGCCGCCGCTGCTTGATGGGCAACGCGGCTCTCCGCAGAGATGCCGAGCGCCCGCGCGCGTTTCAGCAGGTATTGTTCCGCAACTGATTCCCACTGAGCCGGGCCGACCGCTGCAAGCTGCCCATGCATTTCGACGATCTCTCGACCCAATACGTGTTCCGCTTCCAAAGCCCGGTCCCGCAGCGCGCTCGCGGGAATGCCAAACAGCGCACGAAAGCCAACCGGTGAAAAGCGAATGGAAAAAACCTGCAACGACCCTGAAAGCTTCAGGTCTTCTTTCCGCTGTGTGCTCGGGCCCACCAGGACGCAACGTGGGGCCCAATGCTCGGTTCCGGTCGTCACCGTCACAATCCGGTAGCGACCCTGCAGATAAAACTCCAGGAAGCAGTCACGCCGGGCCGGCAGTGGGATATAGACCTGACTCGTTCCGAACTCTGCTGCGCGAAAGCCGTAAGCCTCTACAAACGGCCACAGCTCCGCGCAGGGTCTCCACCGTCGTACTGTCATCGGTCGAACGATCAGGGAGCTCATGCAGTCACTCCAGGACTAACATCGGCGAGGAAGTTTTCAGACAGATTTATGGGCGCGGCGGACGTCGGTGGCGGTGAAGACGGGGATGAAGGGGACGTCGCCTTCATTTGTCTTGAGGGCGGCTTCGATTTTGGCTCGGCCGCCTTGTTCGCGGTCGACCAGGCAGAGGACTCCTATGACCTTCATGCCGGCTGCGCGGGTGGCTTCTATGGCCTGGATGGTGGAGCCGCCGGTGGTGCAGACGTCGTCTACGATGACGACCTCGGCTCCGGGTTGGAGGAAGCCTTCCAGGAGGCGGCCGGTGCCGTGGGTTTTTTCGGCTTTGCGGACGAGGAAGCCGTGGATGAGGGTTGGGGCGGGCTCTTCTTCGGCGGGGGCGTCGAGGTCTAGTTCCGAGGTGAGGAGCTGGATCTCTTCGTAGTCGGCGAGGGCTGCGGCGCTGGCGGTGGCGGTGTTGGAGACGAGGGGGTCGGCGCCCATGGTGAGGCCGCCTACGGCGACGGCGGTGGGGAGGTGCTGGCGGATGAGCTCGTAGAGGACGATGCCGGAGAGGCGGCCGCCTTCGGCGTGGAGGGTGGTGATGCGGCAGTCGATGTAGTAGTCGGACTTTGCGCCGGAGGCGAGGGTGAAGTCGCCGAGCTTGAAGGAGAGGGTGGCGATGAGGTCGAGGAGGGCGGCGCGTGGGTTGGCGGGCATGGATCTAGTGTAGCGAGAACGCAGGGCTAGTTGCCGGGGAGGATGAGTTTTGAGGAGCGCTGCGCGATCGATAGAGTGGTTTCGATGACTGCGAGGCGTATGTCGTGATCTTTGACGTTGCTGGTAAGGTCTTTCATTTCTGAGGAGAGGCGTTTCAGCTCGTCACTGACGAGGAAGATTTTGCGGATGATTTCGTAAACATCGCTGCCGAGGGTCATGCTCGTTGCTCCCGTCGCTGGCGCATCTGGGCAAGATCTTCCGCGATCTCAACGCGGGCATTACGAGTGGAGATCAGAGCATCGTCGAGGGCAGCGTTCATCTCTGCGAAGAGTTTTTTGAGCTGATGCTCTTCGGAATCGCTCGAGCCGCTCTGGTAGGCGTTGAGGGAGCGGCGAAGGATTTCGCTGGAAGAGACCTTTTCTTCGCGGGCCAGTTTGAGGAGGCGCTTCTTTTCATTAGGCCGGAGGAGAACTACGGTTCTTTGCGAGGGGGTGTTTGGGGTCGCGGTCGCCATGTGTCGATGCTACACCCATGTGCCTGTACCTGTGCGTGTCATGACACTTTGTCCAGATGGCGGTAGCCTCCCGTGGAGACGAAGAGGGTGATGAAGACGGAAAGATTGTAGAAGGCGTGGACGAGGGTGGAGGCGGCGGTGGAATCGGTATAGAGGCGGATGGCGCAGAGGAGGAGGGAGACGCAGGCGAGGAGGGCTACGGCGGCCCAGGTGTAGCCGAGTTGGGGAGCGTGGATGGCGGCGAAGAGGAGGCTGGTGATGATCGAAGAGATGATGAGTGCGACGGGCGAGAAGGAAGTTGAGGTGCGCCAGGTTTCGAGAGAGTCCGGGGTTTTGGGGAGTTTCATATAGTCGATGGCGATGGCGAGGGCGGGCAAGAGGAGGCCGCGGAAGAGGATTTCTTCAAAGGCGGGAGCTAATAATGTGCCGAAAAACGTGAGGAACCAGACCATTTGTGGGGTCTTGAAGTAGTCCTCCATGGGGACGGATTTGGGCATGGTGATGAGGGATTCGACCGCCTGGAGGAGGAAGCCTAGGACCAGACCGAGTGGAATGAGCTTGGGGGCTTGTGCGCGGGCTTTGACGAGGTTCCAGTGGATGCCCTGGGCAAAGGTTTCGGACCAGATGTGGGGGTAGATGAAGCGGGCGGCGAGGAGGGTGAGGAGGTAGGTGAGGGTGGTGGCGGCCAGCTGGAGGCGCTGATTTTGCAGGGCTTCGAGCGTGTGGGTGCGGCCGAAGAGGGCAAGGATGACCGCTTCCGACGCTACGAAGGCGATGACGGCCAAGAGGAGGAAGAGGAGGGTGTGGCCGAGGTGGGGGAGGCGGCGGGAGGTCATCAGTGTCGATTGTCCGGGCTCTAGGTGCGGCCGTGTTTTTCAAGGAGTGCGTTGTAGTGGGCGAACATGCGGTCGCCGTACTCGTTCCAGCCGCCGAGGTGTTCGACGCGGGTGCGGGCGGCCTGGCCGAGGGCGTCTGCGAGGCCGGGGTTGTCGGCCAGTTGTTGGAGGCGATCTGCGAGGGCGTCCGGGGATGCGGGTGGGACGATGAAGCCTTCTATGCCGTCGGTGAAGAGGTCCGGAGAGCCGGTGACGTTGGTGGCCAGGACGGGGCAGCCGGAGGCCATCGCTTGGGCCTGGACCAGGGCCAGGCCTTCCTCCACGCTGGGGAGGACGAGGACGGTGCTACCGCTCATGATGGTGTTGAGGTCGTGCTGGCCGAGGTGTCCGTGGAAGCGGATGTCCGGGCGGTTGCGGTAGGGGGCGAGGACGGGGGCGTAGTCGAGCGACTCCGTGCCGACGAGGTGGAGGGTCTTGTTGGGGTGGGTGACGCGATCAAAGGCTTCGAGGAGGTAGTGGACGCCCTTGCGGACGGAGAGGCTACCGACGAAGAGGACGCGCAGCTCTGACTGGGGCGGGCGCTCGAGGGGCTGGAAGCGGTCGACGTCTACGCCGTAGGGGGTGAGGAGGAGTTTTTCGCGGGGGATGCCGTGCTGGACGAAGGTATCGAGGCAGACGGAGGAGGGGAGGGTGATGGCGTCGGCTAGTCCGTACTCGGCGAGCTCGTATTCGATGGCGATGGGTGGGGTGGGGGTGAAGGGCAGGCCGAGCCGGTCGTACTCGGGGCGGAGGATCTCGTCCGGGTGGAGGATGTGGGTGGAACCGCGATCGACGATGAGGAGCGCGCCCTTGTTGCGGGCGGCGCGGGCGGATTTGAGGTTGAAGCCGGAGAGCCAGTGGAAGATGTCGTACGGCTTCATGCGGAGGCGGGCGTACTGGTCGAATGAGACGCGGTCCAGGGCGCTGATGGCTCGGGTGATCGAGGCCGGGACCTTGCCGCCGGTGGCCATGTACGGGCCGTGGACGTAAGGAAAGGAGTCTACGAACTGGCGTGGGACGCCTTCTTGCTGAAGCTTGAACCAGGGGTATCCGGTGATGACGGTGGCCAGGGCGTCAAAGCGGAGGAGCTGGCGGGCTAAGGCGAAGGTGTGGAATTTTCCGATGGTGGCGAGCGCGACCTTCATTGTGCGGGCACCTTTGCGCGTGCGGCCTTGAGGGCTTCTACCCGCTCGATAAGGAGCGCGACCTGATGGTCGTAGTTATAGCCGCTGCGCCGGGCGCGTTCCATGCCGGCGGCTGCGATGCGGTTACGTGCAGCTTCATCGGGGAGATAGCGCTGGATGACTGCGATGCATTCCTTCAGGCCCGAGAAGAAGACGGCTTCTTCGCCTTCGACGAAGCGAGCGCTGTGACCTTCCGAGCGTTCCGCGAGCAGGAAACCACCGCAGGCGGCGATCTCAAAGCTCTTTTGCGTGACCTCATCCTGATTGGATTTGGTGAGGAAGCTGACGTTGATCTTGGAGCGCCAGATGGCTTCGCGGTACTCCTTCTGGGCGAGTTCGCCTTCGCGATAGAGCTGCTGGTAGAGGTCTGTCGAGAGGGCTCGCTGCCAGGCGTTGGGCGAGCCGGAGATGACGACGGGAAGTCCGGCTGCATGGAGGCTGGAGAGGAAGCCGGCGCGATCGTCGTAGGGTGTGCCGAGGAAGGAGACGCCACGGTTTCGCTGGGCGTCCGTGTAGGGCTCAGGCGGGGGAAAGTGGATGGCCTGATCGTAGGCGGTCTGGGTCTTGATGACGTCGCGTGCTCCGCGCTGGGTGAGATCGTGGACGCTGACATCGCGCTGGGTGACGTGGAGATCGAAGAGCGTGATGGATTTCTTGTAGAGACGCCAGCCGGGATCTTTGCGAGGGCCGAAGGCGTTATCGATGACGTAGCAGAGGGTAAAGATGCTCTGGGCCTGAAGCTTGCGGATGGTGCCGGGGCGGAGGGAGAGAACCTTGTCCGCGAAGAGGAGGTCGACCTTTTCTTCGGTCGCGATGCGCGGGAGGTCGCGATTGAGGCGGTTGACGCCGGGACCTATGACGAGGCGGAAGGCGATGCGATGAAGGTTCGGATTTTTCTCTTCATACGCGTCTGTGTCAAAGGGGATGACAGTATGGCCGAGACGTTGAAGCGCGAGCATCCGCGTGTGAGTGGACGCGACCGGCTTCATGGATCCTGCGTACAAGATTTTCATGCTGGGTCAAGGGTACAGGGAATCAGAGTGGATCGGGTGCAGGCGCAGTCGCGGCAGAAGGTGTGGTTGAGGCGGTGGGCGGCGATCATGAAGGCGCTGCCGAGGAAGGTGATGGCAACCTCATACCAGTGGGCGGGGAGGCTGTCTCCGGCGAAGGCTGCGAAGAAGATGCAGGCGAGGCCGGCGGCCATGAGAATGAGGATGCGGCGGCGGCGATGTGTGCGGAAGCCTCGAATGAGGGCGATTACGCCGAGGAGGGCTACGAGGAGGGCGAGGGTTCGGTGGGTGCGCTCCTCCGACGGCAGGAGGTGGGCGAAGACTGCGGAGAGGGAGAGCAGGACCGGGGTGATGAGGCAGTGGAGGATGCAGGCTGCGGAGGCGTAGACGCCGAGGCGGTCTGGCCAGGCGGAAGTCTGGGGCTGGATGTGGGATTGGGAGCTGGCTTGGGTGAACATGGGATCTCTCCTTACTAATGATAATACAATAGCGGTAGCAGGATGAGATTGAATCCGGGGATTGCCCTGGCGAACCTCTGCCGCTCCCCTTGATGAGGTTGGTGCAGTCCAATGCACGCGGCAGGGAAGACAGCCGCGAGGACCCGCTTGGGTAGACGATAATGGCAGCAACAGGTGGTCAGGTGAGCGTGAACGAGGCGGTCAGGACGCGGGATGTGAGCGGGGATGCTGGCGCAGGGGCTGTGGCGCAGGAGAGGTCGTGGGTTCTGGCCTGGACGAGCCTGTTCTTCATCCTGCTGCAGAGTGTGTGCTCCGCGTTTATGGCGATCAGTGGATTGCGGCTGCTGATTGGAGTGGGATCGCTGGCGGCGGCTACGTCAGGGGCGAAGTTTCTGGACAGGATTCACGGCGGGCCCATCCGGATCCCGATGATGATCTTTGCGGTGGCTGGATCGGTGATCAACCTGTACTCGATCTGGCGTGCGCGGCGGCTGAGGGCGCGGCCTTCTTCACAGTGGAGGATGCAGCCGCTGGCTCCTGCGAAGCGGCGGGCGGAGGCGATCCAGATCGGGATTGCGCTGATGACGCTGGTCCTGATCGGGGTGGAGTGGGTGGGGCATGTGCGGACGTTCGGCGGGCTACTCCGGTAGCCTGACGGGTTCGTCTTGAGCGGCGAGCTTCATCTCCTGGGCGAGGCGGGCGTGGAGACGGTCACTGAAGCCGAGGGGCAGCTCGAAGACTCGCTCATCCGCGGTGAGGACGAGGATATTGCGTGTGGAGTCCAGGATGGCGGAGCAGATCTCGCAGTGTTCGAGGTGACGCTGCACCTCAGCGAGCAGAGTGGGGTCCAGTGTGCCGTCCAGGTATGCGGAGATGTGAGTCCAGACGTGTTTGCATTCTAGGACCATTGAAACCACCTCCTTTTTGGATTCATCTTCTTGAGTTGCGGCGCAAGATTCTTCTGCAGCATGATTCTTGCGCGATGTAAGCGGACTTTAAGGGATGCGACGCTGATCTGCATGACGGTCGCGGCTTCGTTGGTGCTGAGTTCCTCGACATCGCGGAGGAGGAAGACCTCTCGATAGTGCGGGGGAAGTGCGGCGATGGCGTCCTGCAACATGAGGCGGACCTCCTGCCGTTCGAGGGCGTCCGAAGGAATCTCCCGCCAGTCTCGGAGGAGGGCGGGTGAGATCTTTTCGGGCTCGTCGTCGAGGGATTCCATGGGTAGGATATTTTGTCTGCGCAGGCGGCCGCGCGCCTCGTTGAGCGCGATGCTGATGAGCCAGGTGGAGAATTTGGCTTCGCCACGGAAGGCATGGAGGTTGCGGAAGGCCTTGAGGAAGGCCTCCTGGGCGGCGTCCTCGGCGTCGGCCTCATTACGGAGGAGCGAGATGGCCATGGCGAAGACGCTGCGCTCGTAAGGGCGGATCAGCTCGTGGAAGAGCTCATTGTCGCCGGCGAGGATGGCGGCGATCATCTGGGGCTCGTTGCGCGGGTTGGGGGCTTCGAGCATGGACCGGGGGCCTTCTCCTTTCATTGGAGTGAGATAGAGGGAGAAGGTTACACGGTCAGGATTGTTTGGTGCATGGTCCTGGAATGATTGAGGGGTGTAGGGCGGTGGGGGAGTCGGCTTTGCCGATGAGGTACGCGATCGTTTGGTGGGGGAGAGGGTGTCTTTTTTTGGAAAAATGTTGCCCATTTTTGTCTGTGAGGTCTTAGAGTGGTTGGCGATCCCGGAATCAGGAGAGCAAGTGCCGAGAATCTCTTTCATCCGCCAATTCTGCTTTGCCGCTGCCCTTCTGCTGGTGGTGGGGCTTACAGGCGTGAATGCTCGGGGGATGGGCGAGCCACAGGGTGCGGGGCTGTTGACCGCGGATCGAGTCACGGTGGAGCGGTCGTCGCAGTTGCCAGGCAAAGGCAGCCGGACGGTCTACGGGTTGAGCGAAGGCCACGACCATGGGGAGCTGATCGTGGACCGGATGGAGGACAAGCGTCTGAAGCCGGAGCTGCGGTTCAATGTGTGGGCAGGCGACGTGCATAGCTTTCGCGACGATCCTGCACTGCCGCTGGAGCGCAGACTGGCATTCTTTCGGCCCCTGATGAAGCGCTTTCTGGAGACGGAGAAGCCGGACCCAGCGTACGGGCTTCTGTTCTATGGCTACAGCAGGCTTTATGAGCGGCTGCCGGAGCTTGCGGCTAAGGATAGCGGCTGGAACCGGACGAAGGGGCAGCCAGTGTCGAAGCAGCCGGGATATGGGTATCTGGAGTCGTTGTTGACGCGCGGCGGAGCTTACCGGGAGTTGGCCGAGACGATGGCCGGGTTTCACTATCGGGTGGGGATCGCTGGAGGACTGGAAGAGCTTCGGGTGCTTCCGGTGTCAAAGCTCAACGAAGGACAGCGGGCCCATCTGCCGGTGGATGTGAAGGCGAACGACC is a window of Granulicella tundricola MP5ACTX9 DNA encoding:
- a CDS encoding CPBP family intramembrane glutamic endopeptidase, whose amino-acid sequence is MTSRRLPHLGHTLLFLLLAVIAFVASEAVILALFGRTHTLEALQNQRLQLAATTLTYLLTLLAARFIYPHIWSETFAQGIHWNLVKARAQAPKLIPLGLVLGFLLQAVESLITMPKSVPMEDYFKTPQMVWFLTFFGTLLAPAFEEILFRGLLLPALAIAIDYMKLPKTPDSLETWRTSTSFSPVALIISSIITSLLFAAIHAPQLGYTWAAVALLACVSLLLCAIRLYTDSTAASTLVHAFYNLSVFITLFVSTGGYRHLDKVS
- a CDS encoding glycosyltransferase family 4 protein, whose product is MKVALATIGKFHTFALARQLLRFDALATVITGYPWFKLQQEGVPRQFVDSFPYVHGPYMATGGKVPASITRAISALDRVSFDQYARLRMKPYDIFHWLSGFNLKSARAARNKGALLIVDRGSTHILHPDEILRPEYDRLGLPFTPTPPIAIEYELAEYGLADAITLPSSVCLDTFVQHGIPREKLLLTPYGVDVDRFQPLERPPQSELRVLFVGSLSVRKGVHYLLEAFDRVTHPNKTLHLVGTESLDYAPVLAPYRNRPDIRFHGHLGQHDLNTIMSGSTVLVLPSVEEGLALVQAQAMASGCPVLATNVTGSPDLFTDGIEGFIVPPASPDALADRLQQLADNPGLADALGQAARTRVEHLGGWNEYGDRMFAHYNALLEKHGRT
- a CDS encoding CgeB family protein; its protein translation is MKILYAGSMKPVASTHTRMLALQRLGHTVIPFDTDAYEEKNPNLHRIAFRLVIGPGVNRLNRDLPRIATEEKVDLLFADKVLSLRPGTIRKLQAQSIFTLCYVIDNAFGPRKDPGWRLYKKSITLFDLHVTQRDVSVHDLTQRGARDVIKTQTAYDQAIHFPPPEPYTDAQRNRGVSFLGTPYDDRAGFLSSLHAAGLPVVISGSPNAWQRALSTDLYQQLYREGELAQKEYREAIWRSKINVSFLTKSNQDEVTQKSFEIAACGGFLLAERSEGHSARFVEGEEAVFFSGLKECIAVIQRYLPDEAARNRIAAAGMERARRSGYNYDHQVALLIERVEALKAARAKVPAQ
- a CDS encoding MerC domain-containing protein; translated protein: MFTQASSQSHIQPQTSAWPDRLGVYASAACILHCLITPVLLSLSAVFAHLLPSEERTHRTLALLVALLGVIALIRGFRTHRRRRILILMAAGLACIFFAAFAGDSLPAHWYEVAITFLGSAFMIAAHRLNHTFCRDCACTRSTLIPCTLDPA
- a CDS encoding anti-sigma factor family protein, translating into MVLECKHVWTHISAYLDGTLDPTLLAEVQRHLEHCEICSAILDSTRNILVLTADERVFELPLGFSDRLHARLAQEMKLAAQDEPVRLPE
- a CDS encoding sigma-70 family RNA polymerase sigma factor, producing the protein MLEAPNPRNEPQMIAAILAGDNELFHELIRPYERSVFAMAISLLRNEADAEDAAQEAFLKAFRNLHAFRGEAKFSTWLISIALNEARGRLRRQNILPMESLDDEPEKISPALLRDWREIPSDALERQEVRLMLQDAIAALPPHYREVFLLRDVEELSTNEAATVMQISVASLKVRLHRARIMLQKNLAPQLKKMNPKRRWFQWS